A region of the Ctenopharyngodon idella isolate HZGC_01 chromosome 2, HZGC01, whole genome shotgun sequence genome:
CAAATTGTTTCCAGGGTCGTTTATGGGTAAGAAGCTGCAAAATAGTGCAGATTATGAATTTCTTgccaaaaatatttgaatgatttagAAAGAGTGTTTAAGAATGAAATGTACTAATTCAAAATTAAGATGGTGCATGAAAGATATTTTTCTAATGGAGAAAAGCTTTCTTTGAATCGTCAGACATATACATCTGAACAGTAATGAACAAAATGGATTGAATATAATAAGTTATGTAAtattacaaacaaaataaacaatatataaacaaacataaaccAGAAACAAAGGAACATGGAGAACGGGAATGCATGCATATGCATGAACAAACCTACAGCAAACGTCGACTGACAAAGAACATTGGAAAcacaggaaacacaaaggcATTATATACATAGGGAGCTAATAAgctaacaagacacacctggtAACAATCAGACTATAAGGGACTACAAACATGGAACCAGGGACAGGCAACaggaagtttaaaaaaatgcgGATAAGACACTGAacatataaaagtaaaattaaaagtagTTCTGgcctttttttaaactaaatcattttaaattcatttaaaagattAAATTACAGATACTTCATTCTCTGTTGAAGAGCACTTAtggaaaataatatataaaaataaataaaataaataataaaacaaaaaaacaaaacaacaaaactggacaGTGTGTCCATGTTCCTCTAATGATGTTTTAAAACTCAGTCACTAGTTATtgaacattttgttttctttgcagTGTAAATCTCATCTTTCAAACGTGTGTACTTTAAATAGTCACTGAATTCACTTTCACTTCTGTGAAAATCATCTGGGAGGCTCTGCTTACAGTCCTTATATCTGTTGGTTTTCCATCTTTTCATTGCACAACAtcatttgcagatatttacGGTTTTATGATGTGAGGTGATACAGTCACAAAATCATCTGCCTCTAGTGAACTATGAAAGTAGTTGTATTGCATGTGAGTTTGGGTCAATGCATGATAACACATTTAATGTCTTTGTTGTGTGTCTCTTAGATGGTGGCTGTTGTCTGCAGTATGCCACGAGTGTTAAACTGTCCACAAGGAATAGAGTGACCAGCTACAGAAGACAAAATCCGAGCAGACGCTGCAGGATCGCTGCTATTGTGTAAGAAATACCCGTCTGTATATGTAGCACTATCAAAGTGGTATGAAACTTGTCAATACAGTGCATGTATGAATCAAATCTGACTGTTATACAGAAATTGCAAGTAAtgtaaagaaattaagtttCTCATGAtgagttttattattttctatccATTGGACACACAAACATCCACCTTTTCTATTCAGATGTATAGAACCACAGAACGTTTTAAGATTAATTCAACTTTTTATTCagactgttacgctgatgatatcATTTGGAATTAAAATTTTTAGGTGAAAttagaatttcttttttttttactcatttaaataattctcatattcatatatattttccatttggGAAATGTGTTCATAAGATGTTTGGGCCCAGAGTGTCTGACTGTGAAATAATTACTAGATAAATGTATTCACGTCACTGGAGAGCAATTGAGACAGTGGTGCAATAAAATGCTTTGAACCGTAGTAAATATTAGAAACTTTTATGATTCTTTCAGACATCACAATTAATGATGTTTAATGCAATTGTCCTGCAGATTCACATTGGAAAATGACCAGGAGTTCTGTGCTGATCCCATGGAAAGATGGGTCAATTCTCTCATGCAGAGGCTGGACGGGCTGTCAGATGGGTGGCCTGTGTGGTTTCCGGAGCCTCCGAGGCCTCCGAGACCTCCAAGGCCTCCGGAGCCTCCGAGACCTCCAAGGCCTCCGAGCCCTCCAAGGCCTCCAGAGCTTTCGAGGCCTCCTACACTTCCGGTGATCCCAGTGCATCAAAAGCCTCAGAGGCCTCTGGTGCCTCCAAAGCCTCGAACTACAGCAATGCCTCAAAGGCCAGAAATGCCTGAAATGACTCGAACGACTGAAAGGTCTAAAATGACTCAAACTACCGAAATGCCTGAAATGCCTCAAACTCCTCAAATGTCTGAAATGCCTCAAACAACTGAAAGGTCTGAAATGACTCGAACGACTGATATGCCTAAGATGCCTCGAACGACTGAAATGCCTAAAATGCCTCGAACAACTGAAATGCCACGAACGACTGAAAGGTCTGAAATGCCTCGAACGACTGATATGCCTGAAATGCCTCAAACAACTGAAATGACTGAAATGCCTCGAACgactgaaataactgaaatgccTCGAACGACTGAAAGGTCTGAAATGCCTTCGAACGACAGATATGCCTGAAATGCTTCGAACGACTGAAATGACTTCAATGCCTGAAATGCCTCGATCGACTGAAATGCCTAAAATACCTTGGACGACTGAAATGCCTCACACGACTGAAATGCTTGAAATGCCTAGAACAACTGAAAATGCCCGAGTGACGGAAATTCCTCAAACGactgaaatgcctgaaatgcCTCAAACAACTGAAACCCCTCAAGCGACTGAAATGCCTCGAACGACTGAAATGCCTGAAATTCCTCAAACAACTGAAACGCCTCGAGCAACTGAAATGCCTCGAATGACTGAAATGACTAAAATCCCTCGAATGACTGAAATGCCTAAAATACCTCGAACGACCGAAATGCTTGAAATGCATAGAACAACTGAAATCCCTCGAGTGACTGAAATGCCTCAAACGactgaaatgcctgaaatgcCTCAAACGACTGAAACCCCTCAAGCGACTGAAATGCCTCAAACAACTGAAATACCTCGAGCAACTGAAGTTACTGAAATGCCTCAAACTCCTCAAATGTCTGAAATGCCTCAAACGACTGATATGCCTGAAATGCCTCGAACGACTGAAATAGCTAAAATGCCTCGAACAACTGAAATTACTGAAATGCCACGAACGACTGAAAGGTCTGAAATGCCTCGAACAACTGATATGCCTGAAATGCCTCAAACGACTGAAAGGTCTGAAATGCCTCGAACGACTGATATGCCTGAAATGCCTCAAACAACTGAAATGACTGAAATGCCTCAAACGACTGAAAGGTCTGAAATGCCTCGAACGACTGATATGCCTGAAATGCCTCAAACAACTGAAATGACTGAAATGCCTCAAACGACTGAAAGGTCTGAAATGCCTCGAACGACTGATATGCCTGAAATGCCTCGAACGACTGATATGCCTGAAATGCCTCAAACAACTGAAATGACTGAAATGCCTCGAAtgactgaaatatctgaaatgcctCGAACgactgaaataactgaaatgccTCGAACgactgaaataactgaaatgccTCGAACGACTGAAAGGTCTGAAATGCCTCGAACGACTGATATTCCTGAAATGCCTCGAACGACTGATATACTTGAAATGCCTCAAACAACTGAAATGACTGAAATGCCTCGAACgactgaaataactgaaatgccTCAAACGACTGAAAGGTCTGAAATGCCTCGAACGACAGATATGCCTGAAATGCCTCGAACGACTGAAATGACTTCAATGCCTGAAATGCCTCAATCGACTGAAATGCCTCGAATGACTGAAATGCCTAAAATACCTTGGACAactgaaatgcctgaaatgcCTCGCACGACTGAAATGCTTGAAATGCCTAGAACAACTGAAATGCCTGAAATTCCTCAAATGACTGAAATGCCTCAAATGactgaaatgcctgaaatgcCTCAAACAACTGAAACCCCTCAAGCGACTGAAATGCCTCGAACGACTGAAATGCCTGAAATTCCTCAAACGACTGAAATGCCTCGAGTGACTGAGATACCTCGACCAACTGAAGTTACTGAAATGCCTCAAACGACTGAAACGCCTCGAGCGACTGAAATATCTCGAGCAACTGAAGTTACTGAAATGCCTCAAACTTCTCAAATGTCTGAAATGCCTCAAACGACTGAAAGGTCTGAAATGCCTCGAACGACTGATATGCCTGAAATGCCTCGAACGACTGATATGCTTGAAATGCCTCAAACAACTGAAATGACTGAAATGCCTCGAACgactgaaataactgaaatgccTCAAACGACTGAAAGGTCTGAAATGCCTCGAACGACAGATATGCCTGAAATGCCTCGAACGACTGAAATGACTTTAATGCCTGAAATGCCTCAATCAACTGAAATGCCTCGAATGACTGAAATGCCTAAAATACCTTGGACGactgaaatgcctgaaatgcCTCGCACGACTGAAATGCTTGAAATGCCTAGAACAACTGAAATGCCTCGAGTGACTGAAATGCCTGAAATTCCTCAAATGACTGAAATGCCTCAAACGactgaaatgcctgaaatgcCTCAAACAACTGAAACCCCTCAAGCGACTGAAATGCCTCGAACGACTGAAATGCCTGAAATTCCTCAAACGACTGAAATGCCTCGAGTGACTGAGATACCTCGACCAACTAAAGTTACTGAAATGCCTCAAACGACTGAAACGCCTCGAGCGACTGAAATACCTCGAGCAACTGAAGTTACTGAAATGCCTCAAACTCCTCAAATGTCTGAAATGCCTCAAACGACTGAAAGGTCTGAAATGCCTCGAACGACTGATATGCCTGAAATGCCTCGAACGACTGAAATAGCTAAAATGCCTCGAACAACTGAAATTACTGAAATGCAACGAACGACTGCAAGGTCTGAAATGCCTCGAACAACTGATATGCCTGAAATGCCTCAAACAACTGAAATGACTGAAATGCCTCGAACGACTGAAATTACTGAAATGCCACAAACGactgaaatgcctgaaatgcCTCAAACAACTGAAATGCCTGAAATTACTCAAACGACTGAAACGCCTCAAGCGACTGAAATGCCTCGAACGACTGAAATGCCTGAAATTACTCAAACGACTGAAACGCCTCAAGCGACTGAAATGCCTCGAATGACTGAAATGACTAAAATCCCTCAAATGACTGAAATGCCTAAAATACCTCGAACAACCGAAATGCTTGAAATGCATAGAACAACTGAAATCCCTCGAGTGACTGAAATGCCTCAAACGACTGAAACCCCTCAAGCGACTGAAATTCCTCAAACGACTGAAACGCCTGGAGCGACTGAGATACCTCGAGCAACTGAAGATACTGAAATGCCTCAAACAACTGAAATGCTTCGAACGACTGAAATACCTCGAGCAACTGAAGTTACTGAAATGCCTCAAACGACTGAAAGGTCTGAAATGCCTCGAACGACTGATATGCCTGAAATGCCTCGAACGACTGAAATACCTAAAATGCCTCGAACAACTGATATGCCTGAAATGCCTCAAACAACTGAAATGACTGAAATGCAACGAACGACTGAAAGGTCTGAAATGCCTCGAACAACTGATATGCCTGAAATGCCTCAAACAACTGAAATGACGGAAATGCCTCGAACGACTGAAAGGTCTGAAATGCCTCGAACTAATGATATGCCTGAAATGCCTCGAATGACTGAAATGCCTAAAATGCCTCGAACAACTGAAATTACTGAAATGCAACGAACGACTGAAAGGTCTGAAATGCCTCGAACAACTGATATGCCTGAAATGCCTCAAACAACTGAAATGACTGAAATGCCTCGAACgactgaaataactgaaatgccTCGAAAGACTGAAAGGTCTGAAATGCCTCAAATGACAGATATGCCTGAAATGCCTCGAATGACTGAAATGACTAAAATCACTCGAATGACTGAAATGCCTAAAATACCTTGGACGactgaaatgcctgaaatgcCTCACACGACTGAAATGCTTGAAATGCCTAGAACAACTGAAATGCCTCGAGTGACTGAAATGCCTGAAATTCCTCAAGTGACTGAAATGCCTCAAACGactgaaatgcctgaaatgcCTCAAACAACTGAAACCCCTCAAGCGACTGAAATGCCTCGAACGACTGAAATGCCTGAAATTCCTCAAACGACTGAAACGCCTCGAATGACTGAAATGACTAAAATCCCTCAAATGACTGAAATGCCTAAAATACCTCGAACGACTGAAATGCTTGAAATGCATAGAACAACTGAAATCCCTCGAGTGACTGAAATGCCTCAAACGactgaaatgcctgaaatgcCTCAAACGACTGAAACCCCTCAAGCGACTGAAATTCCTCAAACGACTGAAACGCCTCGAGCGACTGAGATACCTCGAGCAACTGAAGTTACTGAAATGCCTCAAACTCCTCGAATGTCTGAAATGCCTCAAACGACTGAAAGGTCTGAAATGCCTCAAACGACTGATATGCCTGAAATGCCTCGAACGACTGAAATACCTAAAATGCCTCGAACAACTGATATGCCTGAAATGCCTCAAACAACTGAAATGACTGAAATGCCTCAAACAACTGAAAGGTCTGAAATGCCTCGAACGACTGATATGCCTGAAATGCCTCGAATGactgaaatgcctgaaatgcCTCAAACAACTGAAATGACTGAAATGCCTCGAACTAATGATATGCCTGAAATGCCTCGAACGACTGATATGCCTGAAATGCCTCGAATGACTGAAATGCCTAAAATGCCTCGAACAACTGAAATTACTGAAATGCAACGAACGACTGAATGGTCTGAAATGCCTCGAACAACTGATATGCCTGAAATGCCTCAAAAAACTGAAATGACTGAAATGCCTGGAACGACTGAAATAACTGAAACGCCTCGAACgactgaaataactgaaatgccTCGAAAGACTAAAAGGTCTGAAATGCCTCGAACGACTGAAATGACTTCAATGCCTGAAATGCCTCGATCGACTGAAATGCCTCGAATGACTGAAATGACTAAAATCCCTCGAATAACTGAAATGCCTAAAATACCTCGCACGACTGAAAAGCCTGAAATGCCTTGCATGACTGAAATGCTTGAAATGCCTAGAACAACTGAAATGCCTCGAGTGACTGAAATGCCTGAAATTCCTCAAATGACTGAAATGCCTCAAATGACTGAAATGCCTCAAACGACTGAAACCCCTCAAGCGACTGAAATGCCTCGAACGACTGAAATGCCTGAAATTCCTCAAACGACTGAAACGCCTCGAGCAACTGAAATGCCTCGAATGACTGAAATGACTAAAATCCCTCGAATGACTGAAATGCCTAAAACGactgaaatgcctgaaatgcCTCAAACGACTGAAACCCCTCAAGTGACTGATATGCCTCAAATGACTGAAACGCCTCGAGCCACTGAAATTACTGAAATGCCTCAAACTCCTCAAATATCTGAAATGCCTCAAACGactgaaatgcctgaaatgaCTCAATTGACTGAAAGGACTGAAATGCCTAAAATGCCTCGAACAACTGATATGCCTGAAATGTCTTGGATGACTGAAATGCCTCAAACCAATGAAATGCCTCAAACAAACGAAATGACTGAAATCGCTGAAACTACTGAAATGCCTAAAATGCCTCGAATGACTGAAATGCCAAAAATGACTCAAACGACTGAAATGCCTCAAATTCATCGAACAACTGAAATGTCTGAAATGTCTGAAACGCCTCGAGTGACTGAAATGACTGAAATCCCTCAAGCTACTGAAACCCCTCAAGCAACTGAAACTGTCTCGAATGactgaaatgcctgaaatgtCTGAAATGCCTTGCACGACTGAAATGCTTGAAATGCCTAGAACTGAAGTGCATCGAGTGACTGAAATGCCTCAAACGACTGAAACGCCTCGAGTGACTGAAATGCCTTGAGCAACTGAAATTACTGAAATGCCTCAAACTCCTCAAATGTCTGAAATGCCTCGAACGACTGAATTGCCTCGAGTGactgaaatgcctgaaatgaCTGAAATGCCTTGAACAACTGAAAGGCCTGAATTCCTTTGAATGACTGAAATGTATGAAATCCTTCGAACAACTGAAATGCCTAAAATGCCTCGAACTACTGAAATGCCTCGAATGAATGAAATGCCTAAAATGACTCGAACGACTGGAATTCCTGAAATCCTTCGAACACCTGAAATGCCTTTATCAACTGGAGTGCCTAAAATGCCTCGAACTactgaaatgcctgaaatcCCTCAAACGACTAAAATGCCTGGAACGAATGAAATGCCTCAAATAACTCAAACAACTGAAATGCCTCAAACAACTGAAATGCCTCAAATGACTGAAAAGCCTCGAACAACTGAAAGGTCTGAAATGCCTCGCATAactgaaatgcctgaaatgcCTAGAATGACTGAAATGTCTAAAATGCCTGAAACTACCGAAATGCCTGAAATGTCTCGATCGACTGAAATGCCTAAAATGCCTCAAACTACCGAAATCCTTCGAACTCCTGAAATGTCTGAAATGCCTCAAAAGTCTGAAATGACGGAATTCCCTCGAATGACAGAAATGCCTGAAATGCCTTGAACAACATAAATGCCTGGAACAACTGAAATGACTCAAATGACTGAAATGCCTCAAACGCCTGGGATGCCTGAAATCCCTGGAATGCCAGAAATGCCTTGAATGactgaaatgcctgaaatcCCTCGAACAACTGAAATGCCTAAAATGCCTCGAATGCCTAAAATGCTCCGGATCCCTGAAATGATTTAGATGCCTAAAAAGCCTCAGACGCCAAAAAACCCTTGGATGCCTGAAATGCCTCAGATGCCTAAAATGCCTTGGATGCCTCGAATGCCTGAAACGCATAAAATGCCTGAAACACCTGGAATACCTCAAATTCCTCAAATGCCTTCCATGCCTCAACTGCATCCCAGACATCCCAGACCTACCGAGCCGATAACTTATTGAGTTATGTTGCCACTTAATGTTACATAATTTAGCTGCTTTTCTTAGTTAAgtgaattaaatgcattttaaaaaaaaatattttacctttatttctatacatattgtggtcaatttaattcaatataATTTGTGTATTAAAATTTCTATATATGGTTATGGTTATTAAACAATCTTTTTTGTTGGGGGCGGGGGGACTTCTGATTAAAATCTATGCACAAAAGTTTTCATAAACATCAGCATGTTCATGAGTATTCTACAACACAGCGTTGTGACAACAGTAAATTGTCCTgcattgcaaatttattttattttaatatttataaaagttcAAATATTCCACATAGTTGCTCAATTTACTATGAATAtgcataaaattattaatactatataaaaattgttttagAGGGAGTGAAAGTTGACTGAAAGTTGTCTCACTGCAGGACACTGGATTGTTCTCCCTCGGAacttttcttcagtgttgtgacTTATTTCTAAGTGAAACAGAATACTGAATAAAGGGCAGGGTTTTAttttagcgctcctcctctccatctcttggtcatagcagactaacacttggaggggagtggtttaagtGTTTTTAACCCAAGCCGtaaactgacgtcatcagaggAGGAACGGCATTCcagaccggaagtaacttttcagtttttgattaaagattaccacgacaaacaatttttttttgtgtattaacttgcacggattaattgttcaccacaaaacTAGTAATATgtgctaacaaagtaaatagggtcaattttgatttcatgacgactttaagatgggtttggtgcacacaagGATaaaaaaagtaccccatgtgtaAAATGAAATACACTGCtgtatctttaatgttgtgggcctagtTTTCTGTCAGAGGTCTTGGACAttttgttcagatacatggcatcatggattatTCAGGTTCAGGCTattattcaggtaagaaatacagAACGCAGaacgttgattggttgacagagaatcACACCACGCCTATCAAGTAAGAGTACTGTTGGCGGTGGAAACGCAAGCCAGATCAGGGTTTACCGTCCCAAATTGTACCATACTCGGTGGAAATAAGCcattatatagatcagtggtgcgcGCGCTTTTGCTGTTTCTGCAGGAATTTCTAAAATGATCTGCAATACAAGCACAATTTGTGCACCAGAAGAGCTGCCGCTTTTgaatagtttgtgcttgctatttaataaatatttgaaactTTGCAAACTGGCACcttcagtaatgaaaacatttatcttgatCTCTGTCatgaaataatcatttaaaaagaaatatttatatatacctgtatgatattacaaTGTAGCCATATTAGgccagcggtttggaaaatggatggatggataaatgatTCAGCTGCAGGTGACATCCTCTGGCAAGACACAGGAATTCATTCGGCGCGATCCTCACAGTGAATTATGGGTATTCTTTAGCAATTGAGCGTATATCGGttgtacatttgttttttttgcagtgcattatgggattgaatgagtgcactcgactCAATAACATTCACTATGATTTCGGACAACTCTACAAATGattgtcccctcaaatagttccctatttaagggtatgggGGCGATTTCGGGGACAGCCATTTCTGATCATAGCCCACATAGACTGCTATTCTGCTTACTGAAATCGAGAATTGGGTTCCAGTgattgtaaaaaacaaaaaaacaaaacaaacaaacaaagaaaacaaacaaaaatgtatttttggatTTTGCGATTTTTACGCAAATGCATAACATATTATCCAGTAGTCCAGGAAGTTGCATACTTTGTGTGGTCCTAAAATGTatagattaaaaattttagCTGTTAATTAGAACAAAACATACAAGAAGccttttctgtcaaaacatCTTATTCACAACTTCCGCTATATGATCAGGAAACGAAAGTAGTGATTCAtattttttcctcatattttgactTGCATCTTTGTGCAACAGTTTCGGGAAAGGAACAACTGTAGAAGCATGACTTGGCTCTGTCCAGCTGTTGTTGACTGAAATTTGAGATGTGGGTGTGATTTTCCTCATTATTGTAAGCGTATCTAGTGAAGCAGTTCATGATTTTGAGTAAAGTAATTGTAAAGTAAAGATACTGGAATATCATGCGGTTTAGCATCTTCATCATCGTTCTGCTGGGCTTCATCAACTTCACACTGGCTCAAGGTAAAACACCTCATATGAAGTAGATATTTGAGCTGCCTTATGCAGAAAATGATTTTAGAAATGGCAATGCTGAAGTATAAAAAACATACTGGAACATACTGAAGTATAAAGTAGTTCAACTGCATACAGTTTTGGGTTGggtatagttaactaaaactacataaaaaaaattttgttacttgaagtaaaataaagtttaaatgaaataaaataaaataaatttatttcagctagttacCATGggaacatttctcattttcatttagtttcacTTGATGTACTAcaacaactaaataaataataataataataataataataataaactatattaaagtgatattaaagtAACACTAGTTTTGGGTCAATGTTTATCAGCATGTGTAATGTCTTTGTTGTGCGTCTCTCAGTTAAGGGCTGCTGTTGGCACTATGTCTCTAAAATTGAACCCTCTGAAAAGAAAAGAGTGACAGGCTACAGAATACAAGAGATGGGCAAACACTGCACGTTCCCTGCTGTCATGTAAGAAACACCACAtacatactgttcaaaagtttggggtcggtaagattttttaatgtttttaaaagaagtctcttctgctcaccaaggctgtatttattttatccaaaatacagtaaaacagtatgtgttgtgatgttgtgatttttttttaattttttttttttttacagtttaaaatacccattttctatgtgaatattttgtaaaatatagtttatttctgtcatcaaagctgaattttcagcatcattactccaggcttcagtgtcacatgatctttcagaaatcaatctaatatgctgatttgctgctcaaaaaaaaaaaaaaaaaaaaaaagtttctgatttttcatgattctttgataaacagaaatttcaaaagaacagtatttatctTAAACAGAAGGCTACACTTCCGTTCAAAAGTTCAGGGTCAGTAAGAattgttacaaaagctttctatatGGCTTTTGTATGTGATTCTTTCAAATATCACAGATCATGACGTTTAATGCAATTCTCTCTCCGCAGCTTCAAATTGGATAATTCCGAGTTTTGCGCTGATCCTACAGACCGCTGGGTCAGCGATCTCGTGATGAGGGTGAACAGACTGTGTAAGAGCCATGTTATTTGTTTCTTATATAGATGTGGAAtacataattgtgtgtgttaagcaattgttaaataattatgagtaaataatttaatgtttttttattattattgaaaatagAACAATTAACAAACATAGCATAGCATAGCATATAATAGTGTAATACAAAGTGTGACATTAATTGGTAACAGGGGATCCgaaaagtaaataatttaatgtgtattatatttcataatgaCGATGATGTCACTTCTGGCAATGactgtttatttttgtgtgtgtgtgtgcaatatTGGAGCGATACAGTTTTTTGACCGTGTAACATTTTTTCCAGTTAATTTTGTTATTAAACTTTAAAGGAAGTTACTGGACTACAGGATGTTATTCGAGTTCAAATCACGCTCACACATGAAGAAAATTAGATTGCTATCACAG
Encoded here:
- the LOC127500245 gene encoding paternally-expressed gene 3 protein-like isoform X2, producing the protein MPEMLRTTEMTSMPEMPRSTEMPKIPWTTEMPHTTEMLEMPRTTENARVTEIPQTTEMPEMPQTTETPQATEMPRTTEMPEIPQTTETPRATEMPRMTEMTKIPRMTEMPKIPRTTEMLEMHRTTEIPRVTEMPQTTEMPEMPQTTETPQATEMPQTTEIPRATEVTEMPQTPQMSEMPQTTDMPEMPRTTEIAKMPRTTEITEMPRTTERSEMPRTTDMPEMPQTTEMTEMPQTTERSEMPRTTDMPEMPRTTDMPEMPQTTEMTEMPRMTEISEMPRTTEITEMPRTTEITEMPRTTERSEMPRTTDIPEMPRTTDILEMPQTTEMTEMPRTTEITEMPQTTERSEMPRTTDMPEMPRTTEMTSMPEMPQSTEMPRMTEMPKIPWTTEMPEMPRTTEMLEMPRTTEMPEIPQMTEMPQMTEMPEMPQTTETPQATEMPRTTEMPEIPQTTEMPRVTEIPRPTEVTEMPQTTETPRATEISRATEVTEMPQTSQMSEMPQTTERSEMPRTTDMPEMPRTTDMLEMPQTTEMTEMPRTTEITEMPQTTERSEMPRTTDMPEMPRTTEMTLMPEMPQSTEMPRMTEMPKIPWTTEMPEMPRTTEMLEMPRTTEMPRVTEMPEIPQMTEMPQTTEMPEMPQTTETPQATEMPRTTEMPEIPQTTEMPRVTEIPRPTKVTEMPQTTETPRATEIPRATEVTEMPQTPQMSEMPQTTERSEMPRTTDMPEMPRTTEIAKMPRTTEITEMQRTTARSEMPRTTDMPEMPQTTEMTEMPRTTEITEMPQTTEMPEMPQTTEMPEITQTTETPQATEMPRTTEMPEITQTTETPQATEMPRMTEMTKIPQMTEMPKIPRTTEMLEMHRTTEIPRVTEMPQTTETPQATEIPQTTETPGATEIPRATEDTEMPQTTEMLRTTEIPRATEVTEMPQTTERSEMPRTTDMPEMPRTTEIPKMPRTTDMPEMPQTTEMTEMQRTTERSEMPRTTDMPEMPQTTEMTEMPRTTERSEMPRTNDMPEMPRMTEMPKMPRTTEITEMQRTTERSEMPRTTDMPEMPQTTEMTEMPRTTEITEMPRKTERSEMPQMTDMPEMPRMTEMTKITRMTEMPKIPWTTEMPEMPHTTEMLEMPRTTEMPRVTEMPEIPQVTEMPQTTEMPEMPQTTETPQATEMPRTTEMPEIPQTTETPRMTEMTKIPQMTEMPKIPRTTEMLEMHRTTEIPRVTEMPQTTEMPEMPQTTETPQATEIPQTTETPRATEIPRATEVTEMPQTPRMSEMPQTTERSEMPQTTDMPEMPRTTEIPKMPRTTDMPEMPQTTEMTEMPQTTERSEMPRTTDMPEMPRMTEMPEMPQTTEMTEMPRTNDMPEMPRTTDMPEMPRMTEMPKMPRTTEITEMQRTTEWSEMPRTTDMPEMPQKTEMTEMPGTTEITETPRTTEITEMPRKTKRSEMPRTTEMTSMPEMPRSTEMPRMTEMTKIPRITEMPKIPRTTEKPEMPCMTEMLEMPRTTEMPRVTEMPEIPQMTEMPQMTEMPQTTETPQATEMPRTTEMPEIPQTTETPRATEMPRMTEMTKIPRMTEMPKTTEMPEMPQTTETPQVTDMPQMTETPRATEITEMPQTPQISEMPQTTEMPEMTQLTERTEMPKMPRTTDMPEMSWMTEMPQTNEMPQTNEMTEIAETTEMPKMPRMTEMPKMTQTTEMPQIHRTTEMSEMSETPRVTEMTEIPQATETPQATETVSND